The sequence TCTAGAGAGCAATTTGAGATTAGAACTCATAAGAGACTTATTGATATTAATGAATATAATACACAGACTATTGATGCTTTAATGAAGCTTGAATTATCTGCTGGTGTTGATGTAGAAATAAAATTATAGAGGCATGATATGGAAGGATTAATAGGTAGAAAAATTGGTATGACCCAAATATTTGATGAAAAAGGATTTGCAATTCCTGTTACAATTATTGAGGCAGGGCCATGTAGTATTGTAGATAAGAAAACTTCCGAGAAAGATGGTTATGAGGCAGTGCAATTAGGTTTTATTGAAATTAATAAAAAGAAAATAAATAGTCCAATGAAAGGTTATTTTGAAAAAAGGAAGATAAAACCTTGTAAAATATTAAAAGAATTTAGAATAAATGAAAAAAATGATTATAATATAGGCGATATTGTAAATATTGGGATTTTAAAAGAAGCAAAATATCTAAATATTACATCAATATCAATTGGGAAAGGTTTTCAGGGAACAATGAAGAGACATAATTTTTCGGGAGGTCCCTCCTCTCATGGTTCTACATCCCATAGAAAACCAGGATCAATTGGTATGTGTGTTAAGCCCGGAGAAACAAAAAAGGGGCAAAAGATGGCAGGTCGTACTGGCGGAAAAAGGATAACTGTTAGGAATTTAGAAGTTGTAAAGATAAATGAAGAGAATAACTTGTTTTTTGTAAAAGGTGCTGTACCAGGGCATAAAAATACTATATTGTTTTTGAAAAAAAGTAAGAAAGCAGTTTAAATATTAACGAGGTAAATATGCAAGATATTAATGTATATAATTTAAAAAAAGAAAAGGTTAATAACTTTAGTATAGATGATGGGTTTATGAGTGAAAAACCCAATATTTCGTTGATGCACGAAGCAGTGATAAATCAGTTGAGTAATATTAGGAAGGGGTGTGCTTCAACTAAAAATGTCGCTAAGGTTACTGGATCTAATAAAAAACCATGGAGACAAAAAGGCACAGGTAGGGCAAGGGTTGGTAGTAATAAGTCTCCTTTATGGGTCGGTGGTGGTGTAATATTTGGGCCACAGCCAAGAGACTATAAATCTAAGATGAACAAAAAGAAGATAAAAAGTGCAATAAAATCAGCTATTAAAGCAAAATTAGATGATGATGCATTTGTTTTAGTTGATAAATTATCAATAGAAAGTGGAAAGACAAAGGATGCCAATAATATATTATTAAATATTGCTGGTGATAGAAAAGTACTTATGATTATTGATGATAATATTGATAAGAATACAATTAAAGCTGTGAGAAACTTAGAATATGTAAAGTTACTTCCTTTAAGTTCAATAAATGTTTATGATCTAATTAATGCTAAACATATTGTGATAGAGAGTGAAAGCTTTGAAAAGTTAATCAAGAGGTATATATATGGCTAATCTATATAATATTGTTAAAAAACCAATATTAACTGAAAAAGCAGTTAATATAAAAGAGGGGCAAGGCAAGGTAACCTTTGAGGTATTAAAGGATGCAAATAAATATGCAATAAAGGATGCAGTAGAGAAATTGTTCGATGTTAAAGTTAAAAAGGTATGTATTATGAAT comes from Deferribacterota bacterium and encodes:
- the rplC gene encoding 50S ribosomal protein L3, yielding MEGLIGRKIGMTQIFDEKGFAIPVTIIEAGPCSIVDKKTSEKDGYEAVQLGFIEINKKKINSPMKGYFEKRKIKPCKILKEFRINEKNDYNIGDIVNIGILKEAKYLNITSISIGKGFQGTMKRHNFSGGPSSHGSTSHRKPGSIGMCVKPGETKKGQKMAGRTGGKRITVRNLEVVKINEENNLFFVKGAVPGHKNTILFLKKSKKAV
- the rplD gene encoding 50S ribosomal protein L4, translated to MQDINVYNLKKEKVNNFSIDDGFMSEKPNISLMHEAVINQLSNIRKGCASTKNVAKVTGSNKKPWRQKGTGRARVGSNKSPLWVGGGVIFGPQPRDYKSKMNKKKIKSAIKSAIKAKLDDDAFVLVDKLSIESGKTKDANNILLNIAGDRKVLMIIDDNIDKNTIKAVRNLEYVKLLPLSSINVYDLINAKHIVIESESFEKLIKRYIYG
- a CDS encoding 50S ribosomal protein L23, with product MANLYNIVKKPILTEKAVNIKEGQGKVTFEVLKDANKYAIKDAVEKLFDVKVKKVCIMNYRGKKKRFGTVVGRRSDWKKAVVTLAKGENIEFV